Genomic DNA from Salvia miltiorrhiza cultivar Shanhuang (shh) chromosome 1, IMPLAD_Smil_shh, whole genome shotgun sequence:
TCAACCACCAAACTCCCCAGATACAAACATCAATGATCTGGGGTGGTTCAGGGCAATACAAAGCCTCCAAACTGAATCAATGTCTACAAATGTTGATGGTCTAGTGAATGCAGTCATCAAGTCATTCAATGAGTTAAGTCCTAGCACTTTGAATAAGGTGTTTATAAGTTTGCAAAGCTGTATGGTTGAAATCTTGAAGGTTAAGGGGAGGAATAGCTACAAGATCCCTCATCTAGGGAAGGATGCTTTAATTAGACAGGATATGCTTCCCTTGAATTTACAAGTTCCAAGTGAACTTGTTAGGGAGTGTTTATCCTACTTAATTGAGAATGGAGCATTGGCATATGGTGATACACTAATGAATGAGTTGGGAGTGCAAGCAGGATGCACAGATGAGGTTGAGATGATGGTTCATCAACTTCAAATTCAAGGAACAGAAGTtatgtgaagaagaagaagacattttGGTATTTTTTGTAAATGCATAAGCTTTTATTACTGCAATATGATGTAAATGCAGAAGCTTTAATGCAAAGCTGTGAATGTAAAGCTGTGAATTTTTGTAAATGATCAGACCTCATTATAAATGCAGAAACTTTTGTAAATGCAGAAACTTTTATAAATGCAGAAGCTTTGGTTTTTTTTGTACATGAATGAAAGGATATGCAGAGCTGTACTTAACCATGAATGCAGAGGCTATGAATGCTGCACACAAAACCATCaagaccaaaaaaaaaacagccAACCAGAACCAAAAACACCACCAGCCAACCACAACCAAAACCAACACCACCATCAGCCAGCCAAACCAGAACCAACAGCACCATAAACATCAACCAACAACTCAAAAAAACCCATTAATGCTAGAACAACGGAAACCATACCATAAGAACAGGGGAACATGGAAGAATCAGGTTTTTTGCATCTCATAAATTCTTGTTTAAATCATAGCAGAACCATGTACACCGAGACATAAAAAATGAACATCAATCATCATTTCAGACCACCTTTAAACACATACCACAATTTACTAACACTGCAAACCCCACATGCAATTGCCTAAACCAAACCATAAGCACAACAGATCGCCCAAGAGCCTACACCAAAATAAAGAGTAGGCTAGATCTCACCAGAAAAAAATCAGGCAGCATGGATTTCAGCATCAACAACACGCTGTCGTTCATATCCCTATGTTGCCAGTTTTCCTCACACATAAAAAATGAATCTGGGTAAGAACTAGGGTTTGAATCACAAATCGGTTCTTCACTGGAGGAAGAACTAGGGATAGACGAAGTGAGTGTACCTTCTTGGACTAAAGCCCGGCGACGCCAATCTTTGCATCCATCTTCAATCACCAACAATTGAATCCAATTCTCCAGCTCAGCCATCCATTTGAAATCATACTTGTCTCCGTAGGATTTCGACATTCAATCGGTGGAATCCCTCAGAAAGTGAACAATTTTGTGTTATTCGACGAAAGtcgtaagagagagagagagagagataactTCAGATCTTTTGTAAATCTACATCATAGGGATCGGGACATTATCGGCGATGGAGAAGGATTAGGAGGTGAGAGATGAATGCAGAGAGGCGGCGGCTTACACCCAAGAAAGGCGGCAAACGGCGAACTAGGGATTTCAGACGGCGGAGTGATGCGAAATGAGAGATGAAGCttcgcgagagagagagagagagagacagaatAGATTAGGGTTTCTCAGTGCGGCGGAATCGAGAGCCAAAATTAAAGAGGAAATGAAATGGGCTCCCCAAATCCGAGTCCAATTAGTTAATCATTAGGCATTTTAATTAGCATTAAGTAAgcccttattatttcctaaaaaggaaacgagacattatcggtgggacaacccaaaaaggaatacgagacatgaatagcgggacggagggagtattattagtggtggggtagttgtccaaaaatggaaagaaaaaaaagaggaacttattgggggacgtcccaaaaagaaaaaagatgaacttatttcagagacggagggagtataatttaaataataagcTAAAATAATTTTCCGTCGAATTTCAACAGGTTAGGCACTAGTTCATTTGAAATCTGAAACTTGAATTAGACGAGGCATATATAAAGAGACAAAATAATgtatcagaaaaaaaaaattaatacctatttatataagtagagtaaatatcactttaaaccctaaattattttcgcactatcaattatatcctgaactatcgaaaataattttttatatcttgaactatcaattttgtatcaattgtaccattcaTTCGTTTTTTTAGCTTCAAAAATTTGACTTGGCTCACCGGGTACTACAATGTATTTAGAATCATTCTTTTTTgacctatattatataaaacgacgtgattatatgcaatactcattaaaaattcaaaggataaaaaaatgataaatggtacaattgatacaaaattgatagttcaaagtttaaaaaattattttcaatagttcataatataattgatagtgcgaaaataatttgaggtttaaagtgatatttacccatatAAGTATGTGAAAAGGCAAGTTTTAACGGCTACTTTTTACGGTCAAATTCTAAAAAGTTAGTTGTTTCTTATTCAACTATAATAAAGACTATATTTTCTGAACTCATCCAAATGCAGTTTAAATTTTTAGCCCACGAACATGATTCTTTagcattttctattttatttaatttttttctttttaaaattcatataataatgataaaatattcaatatacatattaaattaaagatcataataaaaattttaatttaatatatattatgtcaaaaaatggaattaaaataaaaatatgataaatttatagtgtccaaattaatttttattcgcTTTTATTTAtcgataaaatattatatagatttatttaattaagtgtatattatttatttatataaacatatttgttatattttcatttttatattattcttatttttcctcattttttttctttctaagaTTCTTATTTTTCCTCATTTAAAAGATTCACATTATATGTTGAAATCTAAAAAGTTGGCCTTTCACCAAACTGATAATTATACTCTGTCACTTGAAATCTCCTAGATATTTGAAAAGTTTCTCTCTCCACTTTGAGAGAGCATGCGCAGCCCACGGGCTTGACCTTTACGCCCTCCGTTTCCCATCTGCCGGCGTCCGGACCGTCCCCACCGCCACACGGCGTTCGGCCCCTCAGCTGCCGCCGTTCGGCCCCTCAGATCCCTCCCACCATCCCAGCCGGGCGCCGCTTCCCGGTTGCCCCCGTGCTCAGCCTCCCACCATCCCAGCCGCAGCCCAGCAGCCGCAAGCTCGCAGCCGCCTCCCGCACGCCGGCCACACCAGCACGGCGACGGCGTGTCTCCGGCGACTTGATGATCTTGGCACTGCCGTCAGCAGCCTCCAGACATCGGCACGCCGTCGCCCGCCACACCGCAGCAGCTCTACAGCCGCACCCTTAAGATCTGCCCGATCCAGATCTGGGCTGTTTCTCTTTCAAGAAAACAGATCCCTAGGATGCGCGCCTTTCTTCTCCGGGCTGTCCACGCGGCGGCGCGAGCTGCCGTCTAGCCTCCGGCTTTCTCCTCTCTGCGTCCTTTCTTGGGGACGGGGCTATTATGGCTTCCCTCCCACCGTTCCCGCAGGTCTCAAATAACTACGTCTTTTGTCCCGTTTTGCCTGGTTCTCGGCCTTCTCCTACGGCCAGCGTCATCTCTCCGGTGGACGCCTACTCACCATCTGATCAGAAGGAGACGGATTCTGATTCTCCGCAGTTGGCTGCACAGAAAACTCCACCGCCTTCTCAGGCGGAGACGTCGTCTCCTCTTCGGCTTGGGGGGCCGACCTCGGCTATGCCGCCACTTGAACAGTTCGTCGGGAAGGGTCAATCTAAAGCACAGCAATCCAGTCGATCTTTTGCGGATACTCTCAAACAGACGAAGGGAAGTCGGCAAGCTGATGTTCCTGCCTATGACTTCACGGTTCTACAGCCTTCTTTGGTAAACGATAAACCCTGTCTTATCATTTCGGAAGGGTTCCATCAACGACAAGTGCGATCATTCTCTCATGCCCTGCATGGCCGGATTATCCTTCGCAAGGGGGATCGTCCTCGTTTTGCTGCTGATTTGCATGTCGAGTTACAGCAGATATGGAAGCCGGATTTATCTTGGGAAATTATTCCTCTGGGTAAAGGTTACTTCACCCTGAAATTCTCCTCTGCGGAAGATATGGCGCTGGCTTTCGCTAAAAATACATGGAAATTACGTCTGGGCATCTTGCATTTGCAGACTTGGGTCCCAAATTTTGATCCATACAAGGATTCATCCACTAAAGCACAAGTTTGGATTCGTGTTTTTAATTTACCTCACGAGTATTGGCATCCGGAGGTGCTTTCTGGTATTGCTAGACACGTAGGGGCACCAATTGTTATTGATGGTTTATCTGCTCATGCTTCTGTGGGTCATTTTGCGCGTATTTTGGTTGAGATGGATGTCTCCAAGGCTGTGCCTGATTTTTTTGATGTCAAATGTGGGGATCAGGTTTTTGTTCTCGAATTCGGATATGAAGACCTCCCATATTATTGTCACTCTTGCTGTGTTGTTGGCCATGCTACTACCTCTTGCAGGAGATCTAAAGAGGGGATGAATGATACTGAGGATCAACCAGCTGGCAAAGGTACTGACCCAGCCCCTGTTCAGCAACATCGCTCCAAATGGAAACAAGTGGATCGTAAACAGGCCTGCTCTGAGGCTTCTCTTCAGATGGTTGTTTATGAGAAGGGTGGAATCCTGACCCCCTCGAATCGTGACTCTTCTCTTGGGGATGACGAGATGGACACCTTCCCGGATTCAACAAGGGAGGAAGTCGTTGGTTCCCTAAATCTTGGATCTGAGGTTGCGCAGGTGGACCTTCACAACCCCTTTGCTGCTCTGGAGTCGTTGGATGCTGAGGTTCAGTTGGATAATGAGGTTGTCTCTGAACACTCGGTTGGTGATAACAGGGCGGACAAGTCTGTTGGTATGGAGATTGTTCCGGTGATGAATGACACTACCCGACATCCGGTGGAAACTACTATAGTGTCAGATACACATGTTGATATTGTCACTATGCATTGTAGTAATACAGACATGGCTTTGACTGTGACGCCAGGAAAGGCGACAATGGATGATCCCCCCATAATTCGCGGTCGTgggcgtccgaaaggggctTCCAAGAAGGGGAAGGTTTCTGATTCCTCTATCAAGAACCGGCtccggcgtataatcaagaatggtatgtccTCGGAAAAACAAGCAACTGGTCGTGTCGCTGGTGCTGTTTTGCAGGGAGCCGTTCTTGACTCTTCGTCGCCAATGGAGTTCTTGAAAAAAGTGCAACATGCTCATTCTGAAGGCGCGCTTATGCAAAATTTTGTGATAGACTCTTCTTCTTCTGACGCTGCTCGTGCTATGTCGACCgtggtttctaaaagatggggagatatgctTGACGACGAAGATTGTTTTGATGAGGATGATCCTCTaaaaatgttctcttagtcttgttTATTTTTCGGTTTCTCGTGGCTTCTCGCGGGTGCTTTCACTTGTTTTTGTTCTTTCTattttccttttaataaaatttctattacAACAGATTCACATTATATGCAGAAAGCCAGATACTTGTCATCGAACTTGAATAATTGATACTCtcttcatattttaatttatactagtatttagcttttttgttttgtttattaACAAAAATTGAAGTAATGAGTTCAACCTAAAATATACTCTCTAGATTGTTCGCAAGAGAACGAGGTCAATTGTAGAGTGACAAGTTGACCCAATTCGTATTCCACGAGAAAGACTTAGTAGGGCTAATTAACTATGTGTTAAACACGTAAAAACAATAACACCTAAACATTCTAATCAATTTTCAAGTGATCAAGTATTGTATCAAAAACAACGAGAAATAAATTCAAGATaataaaacaaacggaaattcAAGGATTAAAGATTCTAGGGCGACGGATCATCTTCTCGGGAAATCAATAAACAAGTGAAGATCATGCACAATTCATAAACTCACAAAATTCTCCTAACGTAGGTGCTCAAACCATAGTTTTCACATTCAAGCACGAGTCTACGCTAATTAAATCACATGAATTCATTAATTATTAGACTACACGTTTCCGATTAAGTCTAATTCCAATTCAACCATGGCCAAGCAACGAGTTATTCTCTCGATCTCACACGTTGCAAACACAATCAAGCAGTGATCAATTGCTAAATCTAATATCAAACAATTGAATCGGATAAAGTGCATCAATACATCACAAGCAAATCAATTAAATCCGATTGAATCTCCAACCCTAGATTATGGAAATTAGTTCATCATGCTGTAGAATTCAAAGTAGGAGAAAAAATAAACCATGGAATTAAAACAAAGAAGAAAGATAAAGAAATAATTGCGAAATTCAAAGTGCAAATCCGTTCCAATGCgtaaaaaaagtgaaataaaatgataatctAAAGTTCTCCTATTGTTCTTGCTTCAAAAGGGGGAAAGGATGGAAGTTCTAAGTGAAAAAGATGTGTTTTAAAATCCAAAAACTGTCTTTCATATGAAAAATCCCGTCAGAAAACTGTCAGGGTCAGCCCGGTTGACTAGTGCACCGCGGCTCACTCCATATTCTGCCCATATTTCTTCAAGCACTCAACCCGGTTGACTAGTGCGCCGTGGCTCACTACCTTCTCTTCCCAATCTTCTTCTAATCACCCCTAATTCATTGTGACAAATTGTTAGCAAGGCTTAAACACTCTCTTTTGCATCGTTGTGAGCTTACTTCACAATCTTCTGTTATTGAAGTGTGTAGAAACGTGGACAGAATAACGACGTGAATGTAGTAACCGAGGCAAGAGTTGgactctttctccgtaagacaaaattgccccgtacagtacacacggttcgatggcaaatgtccTCAATATACAACGGTTTGAATGAgtacgagaccttgtactaggaactcgGACTTCCGGCGAACTACAGAATACTCGAgacttgagtatgaactagaagacagaatgaatgaattaattatctgaatttTCGGTGTGTCTAATCTCATTCTGCAGGgctgtatttataggagaaggaaGGGTGCGATGAAGAGGTGTCTGCCAGGAGGTGGCTGTTCGAACCAACCAATGGTCCGAACCATCGCACTGGTTCGGTCAAAGGGGTGCGAGCCAAACCACCCACACCTCACCAGCCTGATCcaaccgctgccacgtcagCAACCTCATCCACCCGGACTCCTTATCCGCCACGCGGTGCCACGTCATCGAGCCGCATGTTCCACGTCACTGCCACGTCACACGAGCCACCGTTTagtttgtcaaaactaaaggctcctcaaagCTCCTCGCGACGACGCGAACGAGCGaagtgcgcctacaaagcgcccattgcgacaagtgcgacgtgctcggcctcggcctcggcctcggactcggactcggactcggactcggaaggtgcttcgcaccttcctcgtaggaatttgagttctagccttaaaaggctaagtcaaaacccacttgggtgcaccataaggtccaccatagagaagcacacttgattgttcctttatggtggagagcactttataaatagctttcaacttcctcatatttccaatgtgggatgacactccacattccattttcaatggctatcttttggcatttaattactcattcaattcttaatagatttaaacaagtaaatataccaaattaatctactcaaaatgtagattccaaatatgccatttaatcccattaattacaaagtaattatggattaattaagccatttattccaacaatcccccacatgaatgatgattaatgcaaatgcaaaaaactaagtcccgacgatccattattgcattaggataggtagttgttagctttgaaccttccttagtgtaatgccatcggatttactcgttgttcggtgaacatgatgtcttgaaccggtcaacttttgtgtaaatctagtcaacaacatacacacaataatagatctaatatctttcgttctcacgttgtgtccattttggccttggaccatttcttggattcacaagtgttattgataatttgaagcggccccacttcttcacttgtataggtgatctcctataaagagtatcctgctatactccacctaataaggctataggaatcattaaaagcttttgatggcttaccctttaccacaagctgcaggttttgcacttgagcagctatgagaatggattttgaaagtttcaagtgctcaacttgaactttcataatttagttgtctcattgaaccatgttcttgggatctccagtcatcatggttgagttaccactatgaaagttcttaacgtgtggattttaatcccattccccttactgcgttatacaattgatcacgattaatacctttagtaaacggatccgcaatattgtcttttgactttacatagtcaatgcacattattcctatagtgatcaattgtctaacggtattatgtcttcgacgaatgtgtcgagatttaccgttatacaaactatTCTTTGCTCTCCCTATGGAAGCCATGCTATCGCAATGTATCATAACAGGAGGCAAAGGTTTTtcccaacatggaatatcttctaagaagtttcttaaccattcggcttcttcgccggctttgtctaaagcaataaattccgattccattgtagatcgggctatacatgtttgcttagaaGATTTCCATGATATTGCTCCTCCACCAATGGTAAATACAAACCCACTTGTGGATTTAGAGTCTTTAGTGTCGGATATCCAATTGGCATCACAATACCCTTCCAAAACAGCGGGATATCTCGAATAGTGTATACTATGAGATATTGTGTGTTTTAAGTATCTCAACACTCTTATTAATGCGGTCCAATAATCCTTTCCAGGATTACTTGTAAACCGACTCAATTTGCTAATAGAATATGCTATGTCCGGCCTTGTACAATTTGATAAGTACATTAGGCTTCCAATAATTCTAGCATAGTCCGATTGTGATACGGGTTCTCCTCGATttttggctaagtgtatacttaAGTCAACAGGTGTTTTAGCCGGAGGCAGATCAagagctttgaatttcttaagtacattctcaacatagtgagattgtgataagactATTCCCTCGGGTGTTCTAAGGATTTTAATTCCTAGAATCACGTCAGTTaatcccatatctttcatgtcaaagtttctctttaacatctccttggtttctatgattattttattgttgctgcccataattagcatatcatcaacgtagAGACAAACAATGACAAAATTATCGGATGTTCCTTTAATGTATacacatttatcacattcattgattttgaatccgtttgccatcattgcttggtcaaatttctcatgccactgtttgggagcttgtttgagtccatacaaagactttACAAGTTTACAAACTTTCTTTTCTTGACCGGgaatcacaaacccttcgggttgttccatatatatctcatcttctaaatctccatttagaaatgttgtttttacatccatttggtgtatctcaagattatataatgctgctatagcaagtagcattctaatggatgtaattctagtgactggagagtatgtatcaaagtaatcatacccttccttttgtttgtagcctttaactaccaaacgtgctttatacttatcaatagatccatcggctttatatttcttcttaagAATCCACTTGCAACCCAAAGGTTTATTTCCCGGAGGAAGATCAACAATAAGCCAAGTATTGACTCGATTTCACTATTGATAGCTTCACGCCATAGATCGGCATCAGGACCAGACAATGCTTCCTTGATTGTCTTTGGTTCGTCTTCTAAAGTATAAACTACGAAATCCGGACCAAAGGTTTTCGCAGTTTTTGTTCGCTTTCCGCGTCTTGGTTGCGGTGTTAGTTCACGTGTTGGTCCGTTATCCTTAAGCGAAATTTCATCATAAGTTCTCTTTTTCGAACTTAtatcattcttctctttcttggggaatattttttcaaagaatatggcatttcttgattctataatcattccctcattcatatcgggtacttccgatttgtgtaccaagaatcggtacgcactactattgtttgcatatccaatgaagatgcaatcaacagtttttggtcctatttttatttgtttgggtttaggtacttcaacttttgctaagcacccccacacttttgtatatttataggacggcttccttcctttccataattcatatggggttttttcttgtttcttttggggtaatttattcaaaattttattagccgaaagaatagcttccccccacatgttatgtgataggcctgagcttatcaacatagcattcatcatttctttcaatgTTCTATTCTTTCGTTCTGCAACACCATTTGATTGTGGAGAATAAGGTGCAGTTGTTTGATGAATAATGCCATTTTCACGACAAAATTCCTCAAAAGGTGCAACGTACTCGCCACCTCGATCACTTCGAATCATTTTGATCTTGGTGTTAAGTTGATTCTCAACTTCATTTTTGTATGTTTTGAAAGCTTCGAATGCTTCGTCTTTGCTTCTCAAAAGATACACATAACAAAATCTTGTGCAATCATCTATAAATGTTATAAAGTAATTCTTTCCACCTCTTGTTTGCACAagttttaaatcacata
This window encodes:
- the LOC130988450 gene encoding uncharacterized protein LOC130988450, which gives rise to MSKSYGDKYDFKWMAELENWIQLLVIEDGCKDWRRRALVQEGTLTSSIPSSSSSEEPICDSNPSSYPDSFFMCEENWQHRDMNDSVLLMLKSMLPDFFLLPKYD